One genomic region from Nymphaea colorata isolate Beijing-Zhang1983 chromosome 10, ASM883128v2, whole genome shotgun sequence encodes:
- the LOC116263013 gene encoding protein Brevis radix-like 2 — MLTCIACTKHLDGSLRGVGGDGDDVDDSGTPRTKEAVKTLTAQIKDMALKVSGAYRHCKPCSASDRYGKGHHNYADSDGISEGFNYSYHRAGSACSTPRLRGCGAVGLSSGEATPRVDSLPGSIREVLFMEEEPKEWVAQVEPGVLITFLSLPQGGNDLKRIQFSREMFNKWQAQRWWAENYDKVMELYNVQRFNRQAFPLPTPPRSEDESQKIESAEGSPITPPLNRERAPRNFQRPLGMGYSSSDSMDHQAAQSRRYDSGLVSTPNLSSISAKTETSSMDASRTSSSREEADRSGELSVSVSNASDQETEWVEQDEPGVYITIRLLPDGTRELRRVRFSRERFGEMHARLWWEENRARIHEQYL; from the exons atgctgACATGCATAGCGTGCACGAAGCACCTGGATGGATCTCTGAGGGGAGTGGGTGGGGACGGGGACGACGTTGACGATTCCGGCACACCTAGAACAAAGGAGGCCGTCAAGACTCTCACGGCTCAG ATAAAGGACATGGCTTTGAAAGTCTCCGGTGCGTACAGGCACTGCAAGCCGTGCTCAGCGTCGGACCGATACGGCAAAGGCCATCACAATTACGCTGATTCGGATGGCATCTCGGAGGGCTTCAACTACTCGTACCACCGTGCGGGCAGCGCCTGCTCTACTCCGCGACTCCGAGGCTGCGGCGCAGTCGGCCTTTCTAGCGGGGAGGCCACACCGAGGGTCGATTCGCTTCCGGGCTCAATACGGGAGGTGCTGTTCATGGAGGAAGAGCCCAAGGAATGGGTGGCCCAGGTCGAACCGGGTGTCCTTATCACGTTCCTCTCTCTCCCACAGGGCGGCAATGATCTCAAGCGTATTCAGTTCAG TCGAGAGATGTTCAATAAATGGCAAGCACAACGATGGTGGGCTGAGAACTACGACAAGGTGATGGAACTCTACAATGTCCAGAGATTCAACAGGCAAGCCTTCCCGCTTCCAACACCACCCAGATCAGAGGATGAG AGTCAGAAGATTGAATCAGCCGAAGGTAGTCCGATAACTCCTCCTCTCAATAGAGAAAGGGCGCCACGGAATTTCCAGAGGCCTCTTGGAATGGGTTATTCTTCATCTGATTCTATGGATCACCAAGCAGCTCAGTCACGTCGTTATGATTCTGGACTTGTTTCTACTCCCAACCTCTCAAGTATCAGTGCCAAAACGGAAACTTCTTCCATGGATGCATCCAGAACAAGTTCTTCTAGAGAAGAAGCTGATCGCTCCGGGGAGCTATCTGTCTCTGTCAGCAACGCCAGTGACCAGGAAACGGAGTGGGTTGAGCAGGACGAGCCTGGTGTTTACATCACCATCAGGTTGTTGCCTGATGGGACCAGGGAGCTAAGAAGAGTTAGGTTCAG TCGAGAGAGATTTGGAGAAATGCACGCGCGGTTGTGGTGGGAGGAAAACAGAGCAAGGATACATGAGCAGTACCTCTGA